GTACAAGACTCCAACAGCATCGGCGAACTTGGATCATATTTCCCGCCCCCGATATATGAAGTAGTATCTTatgctccatcttccacatTTCCGCTGTAAGGAATACAAAGTTCCCATTACAAAAATGATCCACATAGATGTACAACGAGGGTGAAGTTTCGACGCTCAAGCCATTCACAGCCTCCATATGGGCGAGCTGTTGGGCAACATACATATCTAGCGTCCGCTTCATTCCCGATTTATAATCGAGAAGCCAGGGATTCTACTCCTATGCTATCCACAGCGGCGCATAGCGGTTGATAATCTGCATCCCGAGTAGTTCAGATTCACCGCCACAACTACAATGAAGTTGTATTACTTCCAGCGACCAGAGTTCGAGTTACCAGCCTCGTCCTCTAGATACAGACGAATATTTCTTAGTTATGAAGCGTCTCTGGTTTTCTTCTGGCTCATATAAACCTTTTTGCAAAAGAATGCTCTAAAATCCTCTGTACAGTAGAATATATCATGTTGGCTCAAAGATGTGGGATCCTCGGACCGTAGCTCACTCCTACATCGCCCATCACCCATCTCCACCCCCTGAGCAAAATTTTCAATCCTCCAAAGCAAGGGAAAAGTACGAAAAAGAGTCATCTGCTCACGTTTAGGCATCAATGAGCATGCGTCCATGCGCGAATCGCCTTTCCGGATGGCCTCTTTTACAGGACTAAGCCAAGCCCCCCTGAACTGCGACTCATTCACCATGCGGATATACGCAACCTCATTGGATAGCCAGCAACAAGCATAGAAGCATGCTCCCTGCGTGGTGTTACTCGCACCAATGTCCCTACGGTGTCAACAGGCTAAAGGCGGAGATGAGGTCCGGTATGTGGCATGTGAAAACAACACCAGTCTGCCTATCAACAGCTAGGGGAGGCGGCGTCTTGAATGGCCAGTGGGGCATGAGCGATCCAGGTATAGAAAAAAGGCAGCAAACCAAAAGATATGTCAGACTTTCGATAATGAAATCTCTGTAGTTGAATGGCTGTACGTCTCACTTGGTTGTCTTCGGGTACGTCTGTCCCCGAGTCCGCGTGTCACTCTCGCCTCAACCATCTCCACATCGACTGGCCAGTCTAACCTTCTTGATTTCATATGAATTAATTCCTCCTCGGTAAGGGAAGAGATAGCAAAGTTTACAGGATATCCAATTGTAACGTCCTTTCGGCAAGAACACCGGTGGCGGTGACCGGGCCGGCGTTCCATGGCCAAGAGGGAACGAAAGTGCAGGGCCAATGAATAGCGTTATTTCGTATGGACGGTGTCCGTTATTTATCCCGTACAAATAAATTCCTATTCACCATCCATTATTCCATATATGCCCATGTTATGATAACAATATACGAAATAGCAAACGCTCTTAGCCAGACTTATACGTCGAGTATAAATTTCAAGAATAGCCTGAAACACACTTTCCAAAAGTCGATTGAGCTTGTGACATCTGCCGGGAAAGCCATATATAAACATCTGAAGCTGGACGGCCTCAGCCACCGACCATCCTACATACCACGGCGTACTCCGAGCACAATCCATGTGCTTTGTAAATTCAAACTTGAAGCCGCCGCTGCTCTGCCTCATCTTAGGTAATCGCACGGCCCCATTTACAACCCGGAAAAAACAGCCCGGCATAAAAGTTTTCCCATTTGCGGCCAAGCTTGCAACAGGAGCATTACCTCCGGCGCCTAGAGCTTCGATGTTGAGCCATTCACcgccaacaccaaaaagTCTCCGCTCTCTTAAATTGGTATGTAGAACGAGCAGAAAATTTTGTCTTCCGCAAACCTGCTAGCAATAAGACGAAGCTTATTTGGACTGTTACCGAGGCGGAATTGTCGATCCTGATTTGGCGGGTTGTCGTCAGTCCAACGCAAGCCGCTCAGCGGTGGCGTGACAGAATCAAGGCGACAAACGACGACAGCTGTGGCGACAGTGTGTAAAATGTCTTCGATAGCCCCCCCGGATGGTGGCAAGTTGAACACATCAGCCACAGCCGCCACTGTCGATCACCACGCGAGGCTGCCCTTGGGGAAATCGAGTGGCTCGTGATAGCATCTCATTGGCTGGGCGGGAACAAGTGCCGTAGCTTAGGCGAAGAATATTGGATGGCAAATCTCAAAGGCCGTTGAGATTGTGAGGCGCGAGATGATGAACGTAGAAGATTGGATCAAAATCGCCCGTAGATCTGTTCCGCAATCAATTTGGCGCGTGGTTTGCCAATTCGAGCAGCTCCAGACCACAGTGAAAGGGCCGAGAGCTTGGACTATCCTTGACCGGCTTGTCTGATTGGCTCTGAGAGGCTCCATTCAACGCAACGCCCTTTGTTGAGACCATTGCTAGGGTCATGGCGGCATTCGCACGTTCAAGGTGGCTAAGATCATTCGTAACGAGCCGTAATAAATTGAGCTAACATGTAAGTCGTATGCCGTACCGAAGAACCGGAACAATAGCGTCGCTGACCCCATTGCACGGAATTGGGAACAGGCACGCCGAGACTCCGCTGTTACTGAAGTCCCTGAACAGAATAGTGGAGGATGTGCTTTCCGCCTCGCCGCCACACGTGGCCGGCTTGTGCCCAACGCTCCGTGTACACATTGATAGAACCAGGGGAAATTCGCCGCCCAGAACCTAGAATTGCTGTTTTCAGCGTCTTGCTGGCGTCATCTCGCCTCATGGGTGGCATCAGCCAAGCAATATTGGCACATGATTCTGTTGTACCTGTTGGGATAAGAACTGCGGAAGTGAGATCAGTTTGTCTCATAGGATTCTTCCCACTGCTTATCATCCGTCCGAGCCGCTGTCACAGTAAATACGAGTAGTTGTACTTCCCCGCTGCTGTGGCTGAAGCATGTGAACCTGTCAACAGACTAGCTTTGTGCCTACCATCTCATCCTGCCAAACACCATGTAGATGATCGTCTTGTATATAGACCAATTAAACTTGTTATAGCCCCCATTTTAAGAGAGAGATCATCCTCGAAATGGAGAGTTAGGTCAGGGAAcgcctcagcagcaggtACTTAGTAGAAGTTGATTCGTCAGCCACCAACCGTGGTAATAATGGCGATAGTATGCCGTCACGTCCAATGAGACAAACTACTTCACCGGTCATCAAAAGTGCTGGTCGGTGAAACAATCAGAAACTGAAAGCCTCGGCGCCTTTTTGCCTTAGCCACGAGATCAAGGTCGGTTCAAAAGCTGGCAGCTTTTCAAATGGCCCCCAAGCGGCCCGCGGCAGTGTACCAGTTACGGTGATATAACTCTACAACGCCACCCTGTGGCGCCCTGGAATTCCAGATGCCGTGTGGAGCTTGTCTGGGTCGGTCTCCCGATGTCAAAGGACACAGGGTAGCTTGGTAGCTACATCTCCGATCCCCAACGGGTCTTGCAAAGCCTGTACGTTCCTCGGAGAGCCCCCCGAGACCCAATCACAACCAGGAGGGCGCCTGGGCCATCTGGGCGCCTCATTCACACCCCTTCAAGTCCTGTCCCGATACTAGCTGCGGGTAAACGCCATGGGtgacagaaaaaaaagccaataGTATCAATAGGAGGCAAAGCCGAAACCTTGATCTACAAGGCAGGCCCTGGGACTGCAGGGTCCAAGGCGAATTTCAGCCACGGGACCTCCTACGCCAAGTTCAACCCGTCCGTGTGGGCAGCAGATTTCAGGCAAGCCAAGCAGCGGGCCCCCGAGCTGGGCCTTTCCCGCAGACTTCAGTAAACACAGGTGAGATGGACGAAAAGTTCCTGAAGGTAATTCTAGAAAAAGCGGACCGTCCTTGGGGCTCGCCTCGGTTTTGTAAGCGCGGCCTGCTGCCTCAGCCTATCACGTTCAGCTGGAGCATTTGCTCCGGAGCTTTCTGTTGCTGTGCCCAATTCGCATCGGATCACACATTGCTCAAGCCAGTACAAAGAAATGCGGTGGTGCACGCGATTTTATCTGTCAAAATGGCTCTCCTTCGCTGTTACAATTGCCTGTCTCACACAGGCCAATTGTGTGCCATCTGGCAGTAAATCCCTGAAGCAGCCACCGAAAGTAGGCCGCTATAAACCCGCCTGTCCACTCCCCCCCAGTCCGCTGTGGCTAGGAACCGGGCAGTGGCAACGGTTGGTAGCTGTCTCCATTCGGATAGGAGCCTCCCTCCTGCCTGAAGCCACATCTTGTGTTGTTGATCTTCCTTAATACTTCAGGTCCAGCCACCTTCTTGGGGAGGCTGTTTGCTCGATAGCAGGTCCAGCTTCGAGCTGTATTCGCGGTAATACATCTTGCAACTTTCGTCGGGCACTTTCAGAAGCAAAGATCCAGGATCGTCTCTCTCATGTTGTCATCACAAGGACGTCGTCGCCCTACCCCTGACCACCACTGGATATCCGTCGTCAAGAGTGCTTGACGGGCTATTCTACTCCAGATAAATGTGCACGGCGCATATGGCTGAATGCCCAGTTTGCGGGAAAGAATATCTCATCTTTGTTGCTCTTTGTCCGGATTCCCGGCCGCCTTCAAGCGACTGCCCTCAGGGGGTAACGATCATATACGATGAAATGCGTGAAGGCGCATGTCCGAGTCCCGTCTGTCCAAACAGCCTAAGAGGCGGCTGTCAAGTAATGTAACGACTACCAACCACAATTACAAACAGGGAGAGACTGCCAGGTGCAGCCGACACAAAACAAGATACAGAAAGCCACGACAAGGACGGCACACGCGGAACGCTTTGGAATTTGACTAACCCCTGGATGAAATCAGAGCTTCTGCTCGGACGGTCCTATCTCGACAACTTGGTCAATACCTTGGTAGGGAGGGACGTCGAAGTTATACTTTTTGGCAATAGATGGAGACACGAATCTGTCACACTTCTCGTCAGTTGTCCGGctttgacgaagatggctCACGCATGAAGCAGGAGGTACGTACCGTCCGCCAACAAAATGCCGGCCAGTAAAATGATTGACCAATGGTTTAGGGGCCGTAAGGCTAACAAGAGCCGTGGGCATAAAAGAGCTACCTAATCCCGTCTTAGGAGGGCCGTTTTCGATATCCCACGACGACGGTGCATCCACTGAGGTGACGGGTATTTTGGTCTCCTGGAGAGATTTGATTACATCCGGAAATGGCTCCCGAACTTCGCCTGAAAAGCTAAATCCTAGAGCAAGTGTCAGCCATCGAGGAACTTGTTTGGATGAGCGAGGTACGAGGCACAAACCAAATATCGCATCTACTATGTGGTCTGTCGATTTCATGGCGGTTGGGAAATCATCAACGAACGGAACATCGAGATCTTCGAGTTGTTTGGCCAGTCGCTACGAGCCATGgttaaaaaagaaatcctcCAGACATTCAGAGAAGGAACTCTAGGAGTTGAAATTTTCAGAGAGAGGGaggacagagagagatgaatCAGGGTGGAGGACAAGTGAACCATCGACAATTTTTGATGGACGACACATTTCGAATATCAAAAAGAAAGCATTCTCCAGCAATGTCTCTTTCTTGTGAGCccaaagaagatgcccagAAGCACAAGTTgatgagaaaaataaatgCCGAAAATCGCTTGTCGTCGCATATTCACCGGTTTACAAGTGTGGCCGTTGCTGAGAAAAACTGAGAATGTCGACTCACCTGATAAAGTTCattcttgcttctcttggGGTAAAAGATTGTTGGCCTGTAACCATAGTAGAATAGATGCCGTGCGGCAACcaggccatcgccgcctAGGGATTGCGGGTCAGATGCTTGCAGTCTGGAAGAACAGGATATAGGCATGGGAATTACCATTATTTCCAGGCCCACAGGCCACAAGGATTCTTGGGCCTTTCTCCAAGGGCTGGACACGATAGACTAGCGACGGCCTCTTTAGTATCGGGCAGTCAAATTCTGTAGCCTCCCACCAGGTGAGTGTGCTGACCTGCTTGTGACACTGCCAGTCCGGCAAGCTCCATGAGTTGGTCAATGGAAAAGGCGCCAGTGCTCATAAGCTCCTGGTCCAGAGCCGCTGCAGCCTTTGCGCCGAGAGTCTGCACAACAAGGTTAGCGCTGTAAGATTCAGCCACAAGACGGAGTGCGAGAGTACCTTGATAGCCATTGTGAGTTGTGCAGAAGAGAATGTCGAGATGTTCTCCAAAGTGTAGAGTTTGAACCAGAAGTCAATTGAGGATGCGAACAAGGACAAAAACCTGCGATGGAGGCTTCCAGGATGTCATGATGTCGTTGGAGATTAGCGACTGCCGTTTATAACACCAGCGTGATGTCAGCGGTCCTAGGTCCTGATCCACTGGCTCTGATTGGCAGGGACGGCGAAACTGCGGCTCCGGTCCAAAATATTCTAGTCAAGTCCAAAACACCACTACCGACCAATCTTTCGAAGCCAATCGCATTTTATCAGACTTCGCTCTCCTCCATTTACGCCGAACCTCCAACCTCGCCATACGCCATGGTCGTTAAAATCCGTCTCGCCCGATTTGGGCGCCGAAACTCTCCCTTCTACAACATCGTTGTAGCTCATGCTCGGTGCGTACGCAGCCAATTGAATTGGAAAAACCCCCCACCTTGCGTGCATCAGTTCATGTCCGCAATTGACTGACACTCCTTTCTTAAACTCTTTAGCACTGCGCGCAACTCTCGTCCTCTCGAAGTCATTGGCACATACGACCCTATCCCAAAGCCCGATCCTTACGACAACTCTGGCAAGCTGCACAAGGACATCAAGCTTGACTCCCAGCGCGCACGGTACTGGATTGGTGTCGGCGCTCAACCCACCGACACGGCATGGCGACTGCTGTCCATGGTTGGCATCTTGCCAAAGCGGAACTTTGCTCCAAAGGCAGACGAGTCCAAGGGCAGCGTCAACGCGGGCGATGTGAGGATTCGATAAAAGATTTGTGAGGGCCAAAGGAAAATGTGAAAATTGGGGTGCAGATGATTGTATGATATGTGTTTTGGGCATTTCAACGGCGTTAGTATGGTTTTGATATAGAGGGGCGAATACCACATAAAGCTCGTTTCAATTATATGAAGGTGGCTCAAATCTCATCTTACTTGAACATGGGAGAGTGGCATGTGCGCCTACTTCATGCAGGATATGAAGGAATTTGCCTGAGAAGTGATTTTCATACAATAGGTTATGAGCACGGCTGAGTCGACAACGTCACAACGACAACACAAACAACGTGAAGTTAATCCACTCGGTCGGATAGATCAACCTCGCAAGAGTCATGATAAACAACATATTCGCTTTCAAGCTCAACCCCTCAAGCCTCCTCCCAGCGACATCGTCAAGCTGGTGACAACCGCATCATCAGCATATCAGATACGGGCAGCTCTGCAAGGCCGTTTTAACCTTGACACGGCACATTCAACAATACAACAGTTCCGACAACTAACGTCAATAAGATGAAACGAGTCACAGGGTCTCATACAACATCTCAATGCCTTTCATCAGGCGTGGACTAGCCATGAACGGTGCTATAAGACGTTCAACCACCAGTTGGTCACCAATTAAGACGCACCTCATGCATCACCCCCATGGCCGATCGACCTTCCAAAAAGTCATCATAGATGCTGGCTGTTGTAATTTTGTTTATATACCACGCTACTAGTAGTAATCATATCATTCTAAGGATAtccatctccctccctccctccctccctctctttaGTGATTCATGCCACGGGATATTTCCACACCCCGCAGAGATGTATAGCGCTGTGGTATCATGAATTCCGTGCCTCACAAAATTGTGGCTATACAACTCGCTGCAGGGCTATTCTTCAAACGGCATCTCTCGTCATCAGTACACCCACGtttccaaaaagaaaagaaaaaaaataagaaatcaACGCCATAAATCGCCGTTGTCTAAACTCCAGGCATATCAACAAGTTCTGTGGTATGATTTGTAAGATCAAAAAAACGCCTCTTCAAAGAAAGACTGAATGGCACTCTTTCTGTTGGTGTTTCggaaaaaagacaacaatCCGTCAATTGATGTTCAGTGGGCGGCCGTAATGAAGAAAATGTTCATGACCAAGCAGACCACCATCACGACCATTCCGTATATCGCTAGGGCTAGAGCCATCTTTCGTAAAAGACCGTTGTCGACATGCTCCAAATCCCATCGCCATTTTCGACGCCACCGCAATCCATTTCCGCTTCGACCGCTGGCGACGCTGGCTGCACTGCGAATGCTGTGGGTGCTCTGGGCAAGCGCCCCAGTATCCTCGACATCAGAATCGTCAGAGCCATCcatgtcgtcgtcctcttTGGCCAGGCGCTGATGGTGGATGCTTTCGGGATCGCTGATTTTGTAATAGAACAGGCCAGGTAGAATAAAGCTAATGGATGTAGATCCCGTGCTCCCAACGAAGGCAAGAACACGGTCAAGGCTGCTGACTGAGAGAGCGGTGATGTAAGCTAGAGTGAGAATGATCGTAGTAAGGAGGGCAAATCTGAGATCAGACATTGGCGCAGTGCTGCCGTGGTCTCCACGTTGAGCCGGTGCTGAGTTCAGCAAGGGGGAACCAGCACGGCCGCCGCTTGAGTTGCCCCTGTTGGGTCGCCAATTGAAGACGGCATCAAGAGAAGCACGACAAGGATGGACCTGTAGAGGAATAGAAAATAGGACGAGCACAACGATGGCCGCCTTGCCAATTGTAGAGGCGACTCCGGTGGGGTCTAAAGGGCACCAGGTTAGTACGGAGCGTTcattatatttttataatcCCAGGGGTTTCTTACACATGGACACAATGTTTCCAACGATAGCATTACCAAAAGTGATGTACCCAGTAATGGCCACCAAGACATAGATAGATGCTGCAGACCCAATGCTGGATCCAACAACTCGCACAATGCTGGGTGGGGAGTTGTCCTTGATTTCGTTGATAATGGAGAACATCTAAGAAGAGTAAGCGGCATGAACAGCAGCcgagaatgagaatgagaacGTACGTTCTGGTGGCAAGTGTAAGCGAAAACAACCACCGGCAGTGCGCTAAGGGTCTCGACAGCTCCAGCCCATTGGATGACTCGAATGTTGCTTGGGTCGGCATGGGGGTCGACAGAGAAGTGatagatgacgaggatgatgagataCCCGATAGATACCAAAGCAACGATGCTAGTATACTTGAGTGAGTCGAGTCGCTTCAAAAAGCTCAGAGGAATAACCAGGAGCATAAAAGCAGTGATCCAAAAATGCCGGTCTACCAGATAGGGAATCTTGTCCGCGTTGCCGTTGAAGCCCAAGGCAACTCCAGGCATAAGGTCGCCAATGATGATCATGTATGACACTCCAACGCCGAAGCATTTAATAGCGATAGCCGCGTCAAAGATGACGGACGCATTTGGGTATGTCATCTGGGACAGGGCGAAAAAGGACGACGTTCCGCGGTCGAGATAACGTGCGCATCGGGACTGGAGGTAGAGACCAAACGCAGAGGTGCATCCAGACCAGAGGATAAGAAGAGTTCCTAGCATAATTCCCATGTGCGATAAAACTGAAGGCATGGCAAGCGTGCCGGCTCCAACAACTGCGTAACCAGGTTAGTAGCGTTTCGACGGTGTAGAAATCGAAGGTAGGGGTCGCGAACTTGTATTCAGCAGGTTGACGATGCTACTAAACATAGAGGCCTGCCCGCCATGGCCGTCTTTACCGGCTCGGCGTCGTGATCTATAAACCGGAAGAGAGAAGTCAGTCGATCGGTCGGTCGGTCGGTCGGTCACTCCAATGCGAACAGTCAAAGTCCTCAGACTCGCCTCGACTCACCTTgacatgctgctggagcccCCAGGAGAGGCTACCCTATCTGAGATGGATTGGTAGTTCGTCATAGCCGGTCCCAATACGGCTTGCTCAGCGGGCAGACGCGCCGCCCAACGGTCCTAGTGTCGCAACCCTCCTGCTGGTACTCAGCCGGAAGTTGGTCGAGTGACCAGTTGTCGGTGCCAATCTCCGGGTATCGCAGAGGGTAGCCGTCGTGCGACACTCGATAGAGGCGATCTGAAGGGTGACGATGCGTGTCTGCGGTAATAGCGAGCGTCGGAGGGATGATGGCGAACGAGCGGCGGCTGGCTGCCAGATGAGGTGAGGTTGAAGATTGTGATGACCGCTGCCAAATTGCCCTGGCCGGGGGGGTTTCTTACTAGCCAGCGCCCTACAGAAAGCGCTGCGCTGGCCTGGCGTCTCCGACAGTGACTGCATTTCACAGCGGGGGGGCGTCTCCGGACCCAAACGGCCGGCATCCGCAACCAATCACGAGGCATGGGGCACATGGCCACATCTTATCGCGATTGCGCCACTCCGTATTCTTTCCGATGCATCTGCCACCGAAAACAACAGAAGGGTAGATACAGTGAAAGTCAAATATATACAGTATTTGTATTTCATTTTCGTTGTCATTGCTCCATGGCCTCGTATTGACGACCTTGCCCATGCTGTGCCTTGTGTTACAAGCAGGGAGGTTCCCGCTAAAGGACCAGTCCAGGCACGGATGCAACTGTACTCAGTGCTAGCCTTGTGGTTGGTTGGTTCAAAGCCACCGATTCGGGACGCAACGCATTGATGGGACGGATAGAGCAGCGGTGCCTGATGGATGTTTTGCAGACAGGCTTCTTCGCGGCGATCCATACTCTCTACGTCGTAGTATTTGTTTCAATGAAGCACTTTGCACACATTAGCCCTCCAATTTGATGTGGCGGTCTCTCGGTAGAAACAGGGCGTCTAAGAGGCACGTGTCCGTGCTGTAATACAACTGCGGCTTGGCGATATGTCTAGAATGTTACCTAGAAGCATTCACAGCGTAGGTAGAGACTGATTCGTAGCTTGAGGACTTCTGTACTCTTACAATAATCCTAATTAATACTGTGGCAGCCTCATTTACATATTAATTACCTGTGAATAGCTGATGGTGCAGTAGATGTGCGTGTCATTGATACCGCCACTAACATTCAAGAGCTTGCAGCAGGTGCGCTCAAAAATCCAGCGAATCACAGCACACTGCGCTAGCCCACCAACGCAGATGGAGCTTCACTCCGACAGCTACTCCAAAGCGTCATAGTGCAACCAGCTTCCCATTCTTCACTCAACCGCATCGCGCAAACCACAGAGCAAACACCCTCATTTGTCGCCTCGAGCTCACAGGCCGCTGCCTGTCAATACGCAAAATGTCAGTGGAAATGGACGATCCCCTCGACAAAACGACCCTCGCGACCATCTCTCTGCTCGAATCGCGCCTCCTTCGAATCGAGCATCTCCTCTACGGCACCACCGCCTCGCCCTTTTCAAGCCAGACTCAGCATGATGCGGCCCTTGCGAAGATGGACGGCTTGGAACGGCGATTCAGTAGAATGATTTCTCAGATCCGCGTCTATGCGGAGCTTCTCAAGATCTGTCAGTACAGTCCACTCCAACGAAACACCCCTCTCTTGAATGGAACGTTTTCTGACTCCGTTGGTGTGCTTAGACAAGTCAAACCCAGATCTCTTCcacgctcctcctccatctcaacctccCTCCCAGCTCGACTCAGAGGCCGTCCAATCCATCGTCCTCTCCGCCGCGTCGTCGTTCCCCGCTACGCTCTCCGCCCTCACCGCCGTAAAGGACATCCCTATTCCCGAGTCCTCTGCCAGTGCGAGCTTGATCTCGCTCACGCAGCGCATGAAGGCAATTGAAGCTACGCAGATTGCACAAGCTGCCGAGATTTCTGCTCTTCGAAGTAGGAGCGAGGCGCTTGTACGATCGTGGTATGAAAACGGCGCAGTGGTGAATTCTCAGGTATTGGCGCACACCGAGGGCAAGATCCAGAGGGTGGAGCGTgaggtgagaagaagagagcgaatcattgaagaggagaagcaagaagaatgagCCGAGTATGTCAGAGGAGTGCATGCTATTCAACTCTGGACATCCGAGCCACCATCCTCTAAGtgagggggggggggggctGAGACTGGCCATCCAACTACAGTTTGCTTTTGACAGCGAAATTTTGTTCCATGAAGATATTCAGTGgcatgacgacgaggagcgTCACTGATCCCCGAGCCAAGTTTCGAATTAGCCCAGCCATGGTGCCAGACGTGGGCGGAAGACACTATTCCCGGCCGTTGAGCGGCCAGGTGATGCAGTTGTGTGTTTGCTGAGGAGATGATCAAACCGACCTAGACACACTGTGACAAGATGAGCTATGGCGCtggaaatgaaaagaaaCGCATTATGAGAGACAGATACCCCATGTTAGACTAGAGGCTACCGTTCTCCCCGGTTTCAAGGAATCTTGAAGCCGATAATGAGGAGATTTCGGCTAGATTATACAAGTCAAAGAATATAAATTTCCCGCTTACAAGAACTATCTTGAACGAGCAGATGGACCAATGGAAGCACTCCGATTGTATGCTAGCAGTCGTCGTCATGGAGAGTAAATGTTCTGACCAGTTCAAACTCGTGACGCTTCAACCTCCGGATCCTTGGTCCCCGCGTTTCAGCAACTCCGATAGATCAAAAAATGACACCGATGGCGCCACGTCCATccccatttccatctccatcccgtATGAGTGAACCCTATGAAGTATGCTTCACAGAACGGCAACTTGCAGCCGGATCAAACTTTCCACCCGTGCCCAATTCCAAGGTCGCGTGAGAACACCCTCATATTCAGACTTCATGTAACAGTTATCACAGGCTAAGGTAGTCAATCACAAGACCCAAAACCGGCCATTCAGCCCAGCAAAAAAGTTGTCACTGCCGGCCCTCCGTGGCGTCTTGGTTTTCGAGCAGATTCAACTCCCGGCAATGCCATTGTCAAAAGGAACACTTTCTGGAAACCCCCCACCTACACGTGCCGGacagcagccaa
The sequence above is drawn from the Trichoderma breve strain T069 chromosome 5, whole genome shotgun sequence genome and encodes:
- a CDS encoding dynactin subunit p22 domain-containing protein is translated as MSVEMDDPLDKTTLATISLLESRLLRIEHLLYGTTASPFSSQTQHDAALAKMDGLERRFSRMISQIRVYAELLKIYKSNPDLFHAPPPSQPPSQLDSEAVQSIVLSAASSFPATLSALTAVKDIPIPESSASASLISLTQRMKAIEATQIAQAAEISALRSRSEALVRSWYENGAVVNSQVLAHTEGKIQRVEREVRRRERIIEEEKQEE
- a CDS encoding ribosomal protein s16 domain-containing protein translates to MSAVLGPDPLALIGRDGETAAPVQNILVKSKTPLPTNLSKPIAFYQTSLSSIYAEPPTSPYAMVVKIRLARFGRRNSPFYNIVVAHARTARNSRPLEVIGTYDPIPKPDPYDNSGKLHKDIKLDSQRARYWIGVGAQPTDTAWRLLSMVGILPKRNFAPKADESKGSVNAGDVRIR
- a CDS encoding transmembrane amino acid transporter protein domain-containing protein, translating into MQSLSETPGQRSAFCRALATSRRSFAIIPPTLAITADTHRHPSDRLYRVSHDGYPLRYPEIGTDNWSLDQLPAEYQQEDRVASPGGSSSMSRSRRRAGKDGHGGQASMFSSIVNLLNTIVGAGTLAMPSVLSHMGIMLGTLLILWSGCTSAFGLYLQSRCARYLDRGTSSFFALSQMTYPNASVIFDAAIAIKCFGVGVSYMIIIGDLMPGVALGFNGNADKIPYLVDRHFWITAFMLLVIPLSFLKRLDSLKYTSIVALVSIGYLIILVIYHFSVDPHADPSNIRVIQWAGAVETLSALPVVVFAYTCHQNMFSIINEIKDNSPPSIVRVVGSSIGSAASIYVLVAITGYITFGNAIVGNIVSMYPTGVASTIGKAAIVVLVLFSIPLQVHPCRASLDAVFNWRPNRGNSSGGRAGSPLLNSAPAQRGDHGSTAPMSDLRFALLTTIILTLAYITALSVSSLDRVLAFVGSTGSTSISFILPGLFYYKISDPESIHHQRLAKEDDDMDGSDDSDVEDTGALAQSTHSIRSAASVASGRSGNGLRWRRKWRWDLEHVDNGLLRKMALALAIYGMVVMVVCLVMNIFFITAAH